CAATTTATATAACTTCATGGATGGCATTGACGGGATTGCTGGGGTCGAGGCGGTCACCGTTAGCCTTTCTGGTGCACTGATCTTCGTGCTGCTGGGGCATGCGGAGGCAGCACTCTTGCCTGTCTTGTTAGCGGCGGCGAGTGCAGGTTTTCTGTACTGGAATTTTCCTCCTGCGCGTATTTTTATGGGTGATGCGGGGAGTGGCTACCTAGGGCTCATGCTAGGTCTTCTGGCACTGTGGGCAGCTTTCGATGAGCCGCAATTGCTATGGGCGTGGTTGATCTTGCTTGGCGTATTTGTTGTCGATGCTACGCTGACGCTCGCACGTCGTTTGGGGCGAGGAGAAAGAGTTCATGAGGCGCACCGTAGCCATGCTTATCAATATGCTTCTCGTCACTATGGGCGTCATTTGCCAGTGACTGTGGGGGTGGCGCTCATCAATATGTTCTGGCTGCTACCTATTGCATGTTGGGTGGCGCTTGGGGGGGGGGGGGGGGGGGGGGGGTAGTGGGGGTCTTGCTGGCTTATGCCCCACTTATATGTTTGGCAGTGCGCTTCAGGGCAGGGCTTGTGTAGTAAGAAGGCGGTGTGGGGTTGTTTTTAAAAGTAAAAGCGAGAGCCGGTATGGGGTTTCTTACATTGCGTACCTGGTTACTAGGTTGGCCGCGCCAATATAAGCGCCTGGTTCAAGTGGTGGCCGATGTGGTCATCACTTGGCTGGCTCTGTGGTCGGCCTTTCTGATTCGCCTGGGGGCGGATAATCTGGTCAATCCCTTGGGTAGCCACATGTGGCTGTTCGTGGCTGCGCCGCTGATCGCCATTCCCATCTATATCCGTCAGGGCATGTATCGGGCGGTGCTGCGCTATTTGGGTAATGATGCGCTGTTCACCATCTTTCGCTCAGTCAGCATTTCCGCGCTGTTGCTGGCCCTGCTGGTGTATTGGCATCGGGATGTGCCAGCGGTCGTGCCGCGCTCGCTGGTGTTCAACTACTGGTGGCTGAGTCTGTTGATGGTTGGCGGATTGCGCCTGCTGATGCGTCAGTACTTCATGGGCGACTGGTTCCAGGTGCGCCAGGCCATGAGCTTTTCCGGTGGCGGAGAAAGCCTGCCGCGGGTGGCTGTCTATGGTGCCGGTACGGCGGGCAATCAGCTGGTGGCGGCACTACGAGTAGGGCGTGCGATGCGCCCGGTGGCCTTCATCGATGATGATCCGGAGCTTTCGTCGCGAGTGATCGCCGGTCTTAAAGTGTTTGCGCCGGCCAATATCCCGAGATTGATCGACGAGACCGGGGCCGAGGAAATTCTGCTGGCCATCCCCTCGGCAAGTCGCGGGCGGCGCAAGGAAATCCTGCAATTTCTCGAAGGCTTTCCGCTGCACATTCGTACCGTGCCGGACATTCTCGATCTGGCCAGTGGGCGGGTGGCGGTCGAGGATATCCAGGAAGTGGAAATCGCCGACCTGCTTGGGCGCGATCCTGTTCCGCCACAGGCCGAGCTGCTCGAGCGCTGCATTCGCGGTCAGGTGGTGATGGTCACCGGGGCGGGTGGCTCGATCGGGGCCGAGCTGTGCCGGCAGATTCTGGGTTGTTCGCCCAGGGTCGTGGTGCTGCTGGAACAGAGCGAGTTCAACCTTTACAGCATTCATGCCGAGCTGGAGGCCATGGCTCGGCATCGGGCGCTATCGGTGCGCCTGGTGCCGGTGCTGGGCTCCGTGCGCAGTCAGGCGCAGATGCAAGGCGTCATGCGTACCTGGGGGGTGAATACGGTTTACCACGCGGCGGCCTACAAGCATGTGCCGATGGTGGAGCACAACATCGCCGAAGGCATCCTCAACAATGTCATGGGCACCCTGCATACCGCCCAGGCGGCGCTCAAGGCCGGAGTGGAGCATTTCGTGCTGATCTCCACCGACAAGGCGGTGCGTCCCACCAATGTCATGGGGGGGAGCAAGCGCCTGGCCGAGATGGTGCTGCAGGCTCTCAGTGCGGAGCTGGCGCCGGTGCTGCTGGGTGATGGTGCCGCGCTG
The window above is part of the Pseudomonas alcaligenes genome. Proteins encoded here:
- a CDS encoding nucleoside-diphosphate sugar epimerase/dehydratase, which encodes MGFLTLRTWLLGWPRQYKRLVQVVADVVITWLALWSAFLIRLGADNLVNPLGSHMWLFVAAPLIAIPIYIRQGMYRAVLRYLGNDALFTIFRSVSISALLLALLVYWHRDVPAVVPRSLVFNYWWLSLLMVGGLRLLMRQYFMGDWFQVRQAMSFSGGGESLPRVAVYGAGTAGNQLVAALRVGRAMRPVAFIDDDPELSSRVIAGLKVFAPANIPRLIDETGAEEILLAIPSASRGRRKEILQFLEGFPLHIRTVPDILDLASGRVAVEDIQEVEIADLLGRDPVPPQAELLERCIRGQVVMVTGAGGSIGAELCRQILGCSPRVVVLLEQSEFNLYSIHAELEAMARHRALSVRLVPVLGSVRSQAQMQGVMRTWGVNTVYHAAAYKHVPMVEHNIAEGILNNVMGTLHTAQAALKAGVEHFVLISTDKAVRPTNVMGGSKRLAEMVLQALSAELAPVLLGDGAALHQVNKTRFTMVRFGNVLGSSGSVIPLFREQIRRGEAVTVTHPAITRYFMTIPEAAQLVIQAGSMGQGGDVFVLDMGQPVKILDLAEKMIHLSGLSVRSDSNPHGDIAIEFTGLRPGEKLYEELLIGDGVSPTSHSMIMRASEEFLPWESLKAALLELLAAVEADDYDRVRQLLRQTVSGYSPEGEIVDWIHVRRRTEH